In Microbacterium esteraromaticum, the following proteins share a genomic window:
- a CDS encoding NAD-dependent succinate-semialdehyde dehydrogenase: MTDYAVVNPATGETVASYETATDAQIEDAIARAASAAKTWGATAPAERAAVIRRIAELHRERKDELGAIIVREMGKPIAAAVGEVEFAADIIEYYADNIDVITADQPLQILGEGTAVVRRAPLGALLGIMPWNFPAYQVARFAAPNLAIGNTIILKHAPQCPESAAAIEAIYRDAGLPDGAYVNVYATNEQAATIIADARVHGVSVTGSERAGAAVAEVAGRNLKKVALELGGSDPFIVLSTDDLDSVVQLAVDARLDNNGQSCNGAKRFVVVDDLYEEFTSKFTAALAAVSAEDPTDEDTVLGPLSSLAAAERLQEQVDTAVAQGATVLTGGTRDGAFFAPTVLADVTPEMDVYREELFGPAAVVYRVADEDAAVELANDTTFGLGSYVFTTDAEQAERVVNRIEAGMVYVNIALADSPELPFGGVKRSGTSRELGLLAADEFVNKKLIRKA; encoded by the coding sequence ATGACCGACTACGCCGTCGTCAATCCCGCCACGGGCGAGACCGTCGCCAGCTACGAGACCGCCACCGACGCACAGATCGAAGATGCCATCGCGCGCGCGGCCTCGGCTGCGAAGACCTGGGGCGCCACGGCTCCCGCCGAGCGCGCCGCGGTCATCCGCCGCATCGCAGAGCTGCACCGTGAGCGCAAGGACGAGCTCGGTGCGATCATCGTGCGCGAGATGGGCAAGCCGATCGCCGCCGCCGTCGGCGAGGTCGAGTTCGCCGCTGACATCATCGAGTACTACGCCGACAACATCGACGTGATCACGGCCGACCAGCCGCTGCAGATCCTCGGTGAGGGCACCGCCGTCGTGCGCCGTGCTCCGCTGGGCGCGCTGCTCGGCATCATGCCGTGGAACTTCCCGGCGTACCAGGTCGCGCGCTTCGCCGCCCCGAACCTCGCGATCGGCAACACGATCATCCTCAAGCACGCCCCGCAGTGCCCCGAGTCGGCCGCAGCGATCGAGGCCATCTACCGCGACGCCGGTCTGCCCGACGGCGCGTACGTCAACGTCTACGCCACCAACGAGCAGGCGGCGACGATCATCGCCGACGCGCGCGTGCACGGCGTCTCGGTGACCGGCTCCGAGCGTGCCGGCGCCGCCGTCGCCGAGGTCGCCGGCCGCAACCTCAAGAAGGTCGCGCTCGAGCTCGGCGGATCCGACCCGTTCATCGTGCTCTCGACCGACGACCTGGATTCGGTCGTGCAGCTCGCCGTCGACGCACGCCTCGACAACAACGGCCAGTCGTGCAACGGCGCGAAGCGCTTCGTCGTCGTCGACGACCTGTACGAGGAGTTCACCTCCAAGTTCACCGCGGCTCTCGCCGCGGTCTCGGCCGAGGACCCGACCGACGAGGACACGGTTCTCGGGCCGCTGTCGTCGCTGGCCGCCGCTGAGCGCCTGCAGGAGCAGGTCGACACGGCCGTCGCCCAGGGTGCGACCGTGCTGACCGGAGGCACCCGCGACGGCGCGTTCTTCGCGCCGACCGTGCTCGCCGACGTGACGCCGGAGATGGACGTCTACCGCGAGGAGCTCTTCGGCCCGGCCGCCGTCGTGTACCGCGTCGCCGACGAGGACGCCGCCGTCGAGCTCGCCAACGATACGACCTTCGGTCTCGGCTCGTACGTCTTCACGACCGATGCCGAGCAGGCAGAACGCGTCGTGAACCGCATCGAGGCGGGCATGGTCTACGTGAACATCGCCCTCGCCGACAGCCCGGAGCTGCCCTTCGGCGGCGTGAAGCGCAGCGGCACCTCGCGCGAGCTGGGTCTGCTGGCCGCCGACGAGTTCGTCAACAAGAAGCTGATCCGCAAGGCCTGA